Proteins encoded together in one Rhizobacter sp. J219 window:
- the truD gene encoding tRNA pseudouridine(13) synthase TruD — protein sequence MTDAQYTTLPQWPNAYPASGASATLKRLNEDFMVTELPLQLPSGEGEHLWLDVEKNGANTAFVAQQLAAAAGVQEMDVGYAGLKDRYAITRQWFSIYLPKAETPDLTQLQHPEFKVLSQSRHVKKLRPGDLQGNRFRIVLRDVTGDRDAIEANLEAVASLGVPNYFGAQRFGHDGGNVEQGRAMLAREIRVRNPKKKGLYLSAVRSFVFNEVLALRIQQGLWGKSLLGDVMDEAGRPTGPLWGRGRVTATDQAQALENAVAERHATLCDGMEHAGLDQERRALVASPGGMSWEWPQADQLVLTFTLAAGNYATSVLNEILCTTEPDRRTENESAQRPFAD from the coding sequence ATGACCGACGCTCAATACACGACCTTGCCGCAGTGGCCCAACGCCTATCCGGCCAGCGGCGCCAGCGCCACCCTGAAACGCCTCAACGAGGATTTCATGGTGACCGAACTGCCGCTGCAGTTGCCCTCTGGCGAGGGCGAACACCTCTGGCTCGACGTCGAAAAGAACGGTGCCAACACCGCCTTCGTGGCCCAGCAGCTGGCCGCGGCCGCAGGCGTGCAGGAAATGGACGTGGGCTATGCCGGCCTCAAGGACCGCTACGCCATCACCCGTCAGTGGTTCAGCATCTATTTGCCGAAGGCCGAGACACCCGACCTGACCCAGCTTCAGCACCCGGAATTCAAGGTACTGAGCCAGAGCCGCCACGTGAAGAAGCTGCGCCCCGGTGATCTGCAGGGCAACCGATTCCGCATCGTGCTGCGTGACGTGACCGGCGACCGCGATGCCATCGAAGCCAATCTGGAGGCCGTGGCGTCACTGGGCGTGCCCAACTACTTCGGCGCTCAGCGCTTCGGCCACGACGGCGGCAACGTCGAGCAGGGCAGGGCCATGCTGGCGCGCGAGATCCGCGTGCGCAACCCGAAGAAGAAGGGCCTATACCTGTCGGCGGTGCGCTCCTTCGTCTTCAATGAAGTGCTGGCGCTGCGAATTCAGCAGGGGCTCTGGGGCAAGAGTCTGCTCGGTGACGTGATGGACGAAGCGGGCCGGCCCACCGGGCCGCTCTGGGGACGGGGCCGCGTGACCGCCACCGATCAGGCGCAGGCCCTGGAAAACGCAGTGGCTGAACGTCATGCCACTTTGTGCGACGGCATGGAACACGCCGGTCTGGACCAGGAGCGCCGCGCCCTCGTGGCGAGCCCGGGGGGCATGTCATGGGAATGGCCGCAAGCCGATCAACTGGTGCTCACGTTCACTTTGGCCGCCGGGAATTACGCCACGTCCGTTCTGAACGAAATCCTCTGCACCACGGAACCCGACCGGCGCACCGAGAACGAGTCTGCGCAGCGGCCCTTCGCCGACTGA
- a CDS encoding SagB/ThcOx family dehydrogenase: protein MNTLTKLALGLMGHNPPRPPVGDAKQTLALPPPHREGGLPLMEALVRRQSLREFAPEALDEQTLSDLLWAAAGVNRPALDGRTTPSAMNAQEVQLYAAMPQGLYRYEPVAHALQLVEASDVRRVTGYQDFVDDAALDLVYVGDHGRMGMVPAAQRTAYACAAAGAMAQNVYLFCASAGLATVVRAWFDRDALAKAMGLGNDQQLLLAQTVGRTKV from the coding sequence ATGAACACGCTGACCAAGCTGGCCCTGGGCCTGATGGGCCACAACCCACCGCGACCGCCGGTGGGTGATGCGAAACAGACGCTCGCCTTGCCGCCGCCGCACCGCGAAGGCGGGCTGCCGCTCATGGAGGCGCTGGTGCGCCGCCAGTCCTTGCGCGAGTTCGCGCCCGAGGCGCTGGACGAGCAGACCTTGTCCGACCTGCTGTGGGCCGCTGCGGGTGTCAACCGCCCGGCGCTGGATGGGCGCACCACACCGAGCGCGATGAACGCGCAGGAGGTGCAGCTCTACGCCGCCATGCCGCAAGGCCTGTACCGTTACGAACCGGTCGCGCACGCGCTGCAACTCGTCGAAGCCAGCGACGTACGGCGCGTCACCGGCTACCAGGATTTCGTCGACGACGCGGCGCTGGACCTCGTCTATGTCGGCGACCATGGACGCATGGGCATGGTGCCAGCGGCGCAGCGCACCGCATACGCTTGCGCGGCAGCGGGTGCCATGGCGCAGAACGTCTACCTGTTCTGCGCCTCGGCCGGGTTGGCGACGGTGGTGCGCGCATGGTTCGACCGGGATGCGCTGGCCAAGGCGATGGGCCTCGGTAACGACCAACAACTCTTGCTGGCGCAGACCGTAGGCCGCACGAAGGTCTGA
- a CDS encoding PAS domain S-box protein has product MTPPIGADEPALFRSIFSAYPDALLLVDGHGIIELANPAAEALLGYTAEQLVGLSVDELVPDSIRPRHAEYRASYAKNPRPRPMGTDMELVAKRRDGSEVMVEISLSPLASQGLPHVVVAIRGIGNYPRVKRALQRAHYAECVARMGRLAVDARDASLLLDQLPVVAMEALQVQVAIVFLLEPNQLEFRVAAGAGLLPSEAVGRRIPNRPDTPPGFVFAHGKPVIVADYRQEQRYTVPQAYLDAGLVSAMAVPLSDRGQVVGALAVRSTQPQRFSDDEVRFLESLANLLTATLQRVQSEESLHHAQRLESVGQLTGGIAHDFNNLLTVIQGNLQVLEELPAVNGDAYAQQLVSAAARASKRGAELTGKLLAFSRRQVLSPSRIEVPALIDSLADMLRRTLDQRIRIEVNAPDDCPPCVADPGQLESALLNIAINARDAMPNGGTLSFSGQLCAALPLQLRGDFELKAGDQPGAYIAIAVSDTGAGMSDTVKERAFEPFFTTKELGRGTGLGLSTVYGFVKQSHGAITLDSALGQGTTVRLYIPRYVETEQAAGDAEARPGEIPPGLKVLLVEDEPEVRTVAMRFLATLGCEVTPCASAEQALPLLTQDAAYQLLLSDIALGPGMRGTELAREAQARLPHLAILLMSGFSAELLDTSQSAPLSWELLAKPYSREELAHALATALQAVKG; this is encoded by the coding sequence ATGACCCCGCCCATCGGGGCCGACGAACCCGCCCTCTTCCGCAGCATCTTTTCGGCCTACCCCGATGCGCTGCTGCTGGTCGATGGCCACGGCATCATCGAGCTCGCCAACCCGGCCGCTGAAGCCCTGCTCGGCTACACCGCCGAGCAACTCGTCGGGCTCTCGGTCGACGAGCTGGTGCCTGACAGCATCCGCCCGCGCCATGCCGAATACCGCGCGAGCTACGCCAAGAACCCGCGCCCGCGCCCCATGGGCACCGACATGGAACTCGTGGCCAAGCGCCGCGACGGCAGCGAGGTGATGGTCGAGATCTCGCTCAGCCCGCTCGCGAGCCAGGGGCTTCCGCACGTGGTGGTGGCCATCCGCGGCATCGGCAACTACCCGCGCGTGAAGCGCGCCCTGCAGCGCGCGCACTATGCCGAATGCGTGGCCCGCATGGGTCGCCTCGCGGTCGACGCACGCGACGCCAGCCTGCTGCTCGACCAGCTGCCGGTGGTCGCGATGGAGGCCTTGCAGGTGCAGGTGGCGATCGTCTTCCTGCTCGAACCCAACCAGCTCGAATTCCGCGTGGCCGCGGGCGCTGGCCTGCTGCCGAGCGAGGCCGTCGGCCGCCGTATCCCCAACCGGCCCGACACGCCTCCGGGCTTCGTCTTCGCGCACGGCAAGCCGGTCATCGTGGCCGATTACCGCCAGGAGCAGCGCTACACCGTGCCGCAGGCCTATCTCGACGCCGGCCTCGTGAGCGCAATGGCGGTGCCCCTGTCGGACCGCGGCCAGGTGGTGGGCGCGCTCGCGGTGCGCTCCACCCAGCCGCAGCGATTCAGTGACGACGAGGTGCGCTTCCTCGAATCGCTGGCCAACCTGCTCACCGCCACGCTGCAGCGCGTGCAGTCGGAAGAGTCGCTGCACCACGCCCAGCGCCTGGAAAGCGTGGGCCAGTTGACCGGCGGCATCGCACACGATTTCAACAACCTGCTCACCGTGATCCAGGGCAACCTGCAGGTGCTCGAAGAGCTGCCCGCCGTCAACGGCGACGCCTACGCCCAACAGCTCGTGAGCGCCGCGGCCCGCGCGAGCAAGCGCGGCGCCGAACTCACGGGCAAGCTGCTCGCCTTCTCGCGCCGGCAGGTGTTGAGCCCGAGCCGCATCGAGGTGCCGGCGCTGATCGACTCGCTGGCCGACATGCTCAGGCGCACGCTCGACCAGCGCATCCGCATCGAGGTCAACGCGCCCGACGACTGCCCACCCTGCGTGGCCGACCCGGGCCAACTCGAATCGGCCTTGCTCAACATCGCCATCAATGCCCGCGACGCCATGCCCAACGGCGGCACGCTCAGCTTCAGCGGCCAGCTGTGCGCGGCCCTCCCCCTGCAGCTGCGCGGTGACTTCGAGCTGAAGGCCGGCGACCAGCCCGGTGCCTACATCGCGATCGCCGTATCGGACACCGGTGCCGGCATGTCCGACACGGTGAAGGAGCGCGCCTTCGAGCCCTTCTTCACCACCAAGGAACTCGGCCGCGGCACCGGCCTCGGCTTGTCGACGGTGTACGGCTTCGTCAAGCAGTCGCACGGCGCCATCACCCTCGACAGCGCGCTCGGCCAGGGCACGACGGTCAGGCTCTACATCCCGCGCTACGTCGAAACCGAGCAGGCGGCAGGCGACGCCGAAGCACGCCCCGGTGAGATCCCGCCCGGCCTGAAGGTGCTGCTGGTGGAAGACGAGCCCGAGGTGCGCACCGTGGCCATGCGCTTCCTGGCCACGCTCGGCTGCGAGGTCACCCCGTGCGCCAGCGCCGAGCAGGCCCTGCCGCTGCTGACGCAAGACGCCGCCTACCAGCTGCTGCTGAGCGACATCGCCCTCGGCCCCGGCATGCGCGGCACCGAGCTCGCCCGCGAAGCACAGGCGCGGCTGCCGCACCTGGCGATCCTCCTGATGTCGGGCTTCTCGGCCGAGCTCCTCGACACGAGCCAGAGTGCGCCGCTGTCATGGGAGCTGCTGGCCAAGCCGTATTCGCGCGAAGAGCTGGCGCATGCGCTGGCGACGGCGTTGCAGGCGGTGAAGGGGTGA
- a CDS encoding Crp/Fnr family transcriptional regulator codes for MLANATPANATAPHHQAARSGGQPRESSQTGARIAESLKLIHDSLPVTRRLLRAGESVYEAGERFDSLHVVNSGIFKLVNLSPDGREQVVGLQFKGDWLGFDGIATGRHGCDAVAMDTGEVWTIRYDSLLQASLRQPALMAVVHAAMSREMTRDRDALLSICTLPADARVAEFLHNWASSLSERGLRTDQITLRMTRAEIGNYLGMKLETVSRALSRLARDKIIQFCETGRREVRIPELAVLSAFVQRSLAPEGATLQ; via the coding sequence ATGCTTGCCAACGCCACCCCTGCCAACGCCACCGCACCCCACCACCAAGCCGCACGCAGTGGAGGCCAGCCGCGCGAGTCTTCGCAGACCGGGGCGCGCATCGCCGAAAGCCTGAAACTCATCCACGACAGCCTGCCGGTCACGCGCCGCCTGCTGCGCGCCGGTGAGTCGGTCTACGAAGCCGGCGAGCGTTTCGACTCGCTGCATGTCGTGAACTCGGGCATCTTCAAGCTCGTGAACCTCTCGCCCGACGGCCGGGAGCAGGTGGTCGGCCTGCAGTTCAAGGGCGACTGGCTGGGCTTCGACGGCATCGCCACCGGCCGCCACGGCTGCGACGCGGTGGCCATGGACACCGGCGAGGTCTGGACCATCCGCTACGACAGCCTGCTGCAGGCGAGCCTGCGCCAGCCGGCGCTGATGGCGGTGGTACACGCCGCGATGAGCCGCGAGATGACGCGCGACCGCGATGCGCTGCTGTCGATCTGCACCCTGCCGGCCGATGCGCGCGTGGCGGAGTTCCTTCACAACTGGGCATCGTCTCTCTCCGAGCGCGGCCTGCGCACCGACCAGATCACGCTTCGCATGACCCGTGCCGAGATCGGCAACTACCTCGGCATGAAGCTCGAAACCGTGAGCCGCGCGCTCTCGCGCCTGGCCCGCGACAAGATCATCCAGTTCTGCGAAACCGGCCGCCGCGAGGTGCGCATCCCCGAGCTGGCGGTGCTGTCGGCCTTCGTGCAGCGCAGCCTGGCGCCGGAGGGCGCGACGCTGCAGTAA
- a CDS encoding winged helix-turn-helix domain-containing protein, producing MTTPNATHIAVLDDELDITQLLGNYLKTHGFRVSQLHSGRALMDLMARDAPALVLLDLGLPGEDGFVIARQLREHWRCGLVIVTGRGDAVDKVVGLEVGADDYVTKPFDLRELVARVKAVLRRIEGAPAGPAAAAPAPAAPDRLVFERFQLDTGARRLTHPDGHDVPLTSGEFDLLCVLARHPGRVLSRDFLLEQTRGREAGPFDRTIDVQVGRLRKKIEADPEQPQIIRSVRSAGYVFVPQVTSS from the coding sequence GTGACCACACCGAACGCCACCCACATCGCCGTCCTCGACGACGAACTCGACATCACCCAGTTGCTCGGCAACTACCTCAAGACGCACGGCTTTCGCGTGAGCCAGCTGCACTCGGGCCGCGCCCTGATGGACCTGATGGCCAGGGACGCCCCTGCCCTCGTGCTGCTCGACCTCGGCCTGCCCGGCGAAGATGGCTTCGTGATCGCCCGCCAGCTGCGCGAGCACTGGCGCTGCGGCCTGGTGATCGTGACCGGCCGCGGCGATGCGGTCGACAAGGTGGTGGGCCTGGAGGTCGGCGCCGACGACTACGTGACCAAACCCTTCGACCTGCGCGAGCTGGTCGCCCGCGTCAAGGCCGTGTTGCGCCGCATCGAAGGCGCACCTGCCGGCCCCGCGGCCGCGGCCCCCGCACCGGCCGCCCCCGATCGCCTCGTCTTCGAACGTTTCCAGCTCGACACCGGCGCCCGCCGCCTCACCCACCCCGACGGGCACGACGTGCCGCTCACCTCGGGCGAGTTCGACCTGTTGTGCGTGCTGGCGCGCCACCCCGGCCGTGTGCTCTCTCGCGACTTCCTGCTGGAGCAGACACGCGGCCGCGAAGCCGGCCCCTTCGACCGCACGATCGACGTGCAGGTCGGCCGCCTGCGCAAGAAGATCGAGGCCGATCCCGAGCAGCCGCAGATCATCCGCTCGGTACGCAGTGCCGGCTACGTGTTCGTGCCGCAGGTGACATCATCATGA
- a CDS encoding DUF1428 domain-containing protein produces the protein MSYIDGFVIAVPTANKQKFIEHARQFDPIFIELGAIRVIEGWGDDVPDGKVTDFRRAVQATADETVAFSWIEWPDKATRDAGMKKMMEDPRMDPSKPGNPPMPFDGKRMIFGGFEQVVEVKA, from the coding sequence ATGTCCTACATCGATGGTTTCGTGATCGCGGTCCCGACCGCCAACAAGCAAAAGTTCATCGAGCACGCGCGCCAGTTCGACCCGATCTTCATCGAGCTGGGTGCCATCCGCGTGATCGAGGGTTGGGGTGATGACGTCCCCGACGGCAAGGTCACCGATTTCCGCCGGGCGGTCCAGGCCACGGCCGATGAGACAGTGGCGTTTTCGTGGATCGAATGGCCCGACAAGGCCACCCGCGACGCAGGCATGAAAAAGATGATGGAAGACCCGCGCATGGATCCATCCAAACCTGGCAACCCGCCGATGCCCTTCGACGGAAAACGCATGATCTTCGGCGGCTTCGAACAAGTGGTCGAAGTCAAGGCTTGA